Proteins co-encoded in one Deltaproteobacteria bacterium genomic window:
- the pilB gene encoding type IV-A pilus assembly ATPase PilB yields the protein MLATKIGEMLLKGNLITAEQLRSALETQEKTRERIGAVLIKGGYIKEEELLAFLGRQFNLPVVDLAKYEVNPDVVRLLPEEMVQKHLALPINRVGAKMIVAVADPSNMAIIDGIGFKTGYSVELVLASERDITAAINKFFDRSMEFKDIISELDEDLEVIREEEVDTADLERGVDDAPVVKLANYLLTEAIKRRASDIHIEPYEKEFRVRYRIDGVLYEVMRPPLRLRNALSSRLKIMSSLDIAERRLPQDGRIKMKVGKGREMDFRVSVLPTIYGEKIVLRLLDKANLQLDMTRLGFEAAALGEFMESIHRPYGMILVTGPTGSGKTTTLYSALSDLNKTTDNISTAEDPVEYNFAGINQVQMKEEIGLTFAAALRSFLRQDPDIIMVGEIRDYETAEIAVKAALTGHLVLSTLHTNDAPSTVTRLLNMGIEPFLVSSSLNLIVAQRLARRVCAKCREDLKIPPKALIDAGMNPDRIRHSRPGKGKGCDECNGTGFRGRVALYEVMPIKEELKDLILRGGSALDIKREAVRVGMKTLRQSGLSKLEEGVTTLEEVLRVTAPD from the coding sequence GTGCTTGCCACGAAAATCGGCGAGATGCTCCTCAAAGGGAATCTCATCACCGCCGAACAGCTGCGCAGCGCTCTCGAGACCCAGGAGAAGACCCGGGAGCGCATCGGCGCCGTTCTGATCAAGGGCGGGTACATCAAGGAGGAGGAGCTCCTGGCGTTTCTCGGGCGCCAGTTCAACCTGCCCGTCGTGGATCTCGCCAAGTACGAGGTGAATCCCGATGTCGTCCGGCTGCTTCCCGAGGAGATGGTCCAGAAGCACCTCGCGCTCCCCATCAACCGCGTCGGGGCGAAGATGATCGTCGCCGTGGCGGACCCGTCGAACATGGCGATCATCGACGGGATCGGCTTCAAGACGGGATATTCGGTCGAGCTCGTGCTGGCGTCGGAGCGGGACATCACCGCGGCCATCAACAAGTTCTTCGACCGTTCGATGGAGTTCAAGGACATCATCTCGGAGCTCGACGAGGATCTCGAGGTCATCCGCGAGGAAGAGGTCGACACCGCGGACCTCGAGCGGGGCGTCGACGACGCGCCGGTCGTGAAGCTGGCGAACTACCTCCTCACCGAGGCGATCAAGCGGAGGGCGTCCGACATCCACATCGAGCCGTACGAGAAGGAGTTCCGGGTCCGGTACCGGATCGACGGGGTCCTGTACGAGGTGATGCGGCCCCCGCTCCGCCTCCGGAACGCCCTTTCCTCGCGGCTCAAGATCATGTCGTCCCTCGACATCGCGGAACGCCGCCTCCCCCAGGACGGGCGCATCAAGATGAAGGTCGGCAAGGGGCGGGAGATGGACTTCCGCGTATCGGTTCTCCCGACCATCTACGGGGAGAAGATCGTCCTGCGGCTCCTCGACAAGGCGAACCTGCAGCTCGACATGACGAGGCTGGGATTCGAGGCGGCCGCGCTGGGCGAGTTCATGGAATCGATCCACCGCCCGTACGGGATGATCCTGGTCACCGGCCCCACGGGATCGGGGAAGACCACGACGCTCTACTCGGCCCTTTCGGACCTGAACAAGACCACCGACAACATCTCGACCGCGGAGGACCCGGTGGAGTACAACTTCGCCGGGATCAACCAGGTCCAGATGAAGGAGGAGATCGGCCTCACGTTCGCGGCGGCGCTGCGCTCCTTCCTGCGGCAGGACCCGGACATCATCATGGTGGGCGAGATCCGCGACTACGAGACCGCGGAGATCGCCGTGAAGGCGGCCTTGACCGGCCACCTCGTGCTCTCCACGCTCCACACGAACGACGCCCCGAGCACGGTGACCCGGCTGCTCAACATGGGGATCGAGCCGTTCCTCGTGTCCTCGTCGCTGAACCTCATCGTCGCGCAGCGGCTCGCCCGGCGGGTCTGCGCGAAGTGCCGCGAGGACCTCAAGATTCCCCCCAAGGCGCTGATCGACGCCGGGATGAATCCGGATCGGATCCGGCATTCGCGCCCGGGGAAGGGGAAGGGGTGCGACGAATGCAACGGGACCGGGTTCCGGGGCCGGGTCGCCCTCTACGAGGTCATGCCGATCAAGGAAGAGCTGAAGGACCTGATCCTGCGGGGCGGATCGGCCCTGGACATCAAGCGGGAGGCGGTGCGCGTGGGGATGAAGACCCTGCGCCAGTCGGGATTGTCGAAACTGGAGGAGGGCGTGACCACCCTGGAGGAAGTGCTCCGGGTGACCGCCCCGGATTGA
- a CDS encoding shikimate dehydrogenase encodes MSPPPPGARGKTGPSLLFVVGHPVSHSLSPAMHNGIAARLGLPLFYFPVDLPPGRLPDFLRLVREANFLGGNVTIPYKEEAAALSDTRSDAVIACGAANVLVARGGRIHAENTDGDGFVDALEGRGWGRRFPGVVLLGAGGAARGIAFALGKAGARRILLLNRTPRRAEEVARALSPRLPSVVFSTGDLATTTLAGAFRGADLIVQCTSLGLREEWENFPIKGVEKSSRFADIVYRTGGTALVRRLRARGVPTVDGLPMLAHQAARSFTLWTGRRIPGGWFLALARRAMKI; translated from the coding sequence TTGAGCCCCCCCCCTCCCGGAGCGCGGGGGAAGACGGGACCCTCCCTCCTGTTCGTCGTCGGTCACCCGGTTTCCCATTCGCTGAGCCCCGCGATGCACAACGGGATCGCCGCGCGGCTCGGCCTTCCGCTGTTCTACTTCCCCGTCGACCTTCCCCCGGGCCGCCTTCCGGATTTTCTTCGCCTCGTCCGGGAGGCGAACTTCCTCGGCGGGAACGTCACCATTCCGTACAAGGAGGAGGCCGCCGCGCTCTCCGACACCCGGTCCGACGCGGTGATCGCGTGCGGCGCTGCCAACGTGCTGGTCGCGCGAGGCGGGAGGATCCACGCGGAAAACACCGACGGCGACGGGTTCGTCGACGCCCTGGAGGGACGCGGGTGGGGGAGGCGTTTTCCCGGGGTCGTGCTGTTGGGGGCGGGCGGCGCCGCGAGAGGGATCGCCTTCGCGCTGGGAAAGGCGGGGGCGCGCCGGATCCTTCTCCTCAACCGGACTCCCCGTCGCGCGGAGGAGGTCGCCCGGGCGCTGTCGCCCCGGCTGCCGTCCGTCGTTTTCTCCACGGGGGACCTGGCGACGACGACCCTCGCCGGGGCGTTCCGCGGCGCGGATCTCATCGTCCAGTGCACCTCCCTGGGGCTGCGGGAAGAGTGGGAAAATTTCCCGATAAAAGGGGTAGAGAAATCGTCCCGCTTTGCCGATATAGTTTACCGCACGGGCGGGACCGCCCTCGTGCGGCGGCTCCGCGCCCGCGGTGTTCCGACGGTCGACGGACTGCCGATGCTGGCGCACCAGGCGGCCCGAAGCTTCACCCTTTGGACCGGGAGGCGGATTCCCGGCGGGTGGTTCCTGGCGTTGGCGAGGAGAGCGATGAAAATATGA